One Vitis vinifera cultivar Pinot Noir 40024 chromosome 8, ASM3070453v1 genomic window carries:
- the LOC100254700 gene encoding universal stress protein A-like protein — translation METAAQTPEMRAMATEGKGVAIEVQAEERRQLARKAEAEAEAVKEMNVMVAVDQSESSFYALQWALENLFRRKGAAVETEEVGMVTVVHVQQPFHNYVLPAGPGIYATSTVIESVRKAQEQNSSVILSRALRLCKDKMVKAETLILDGDPKEMICQAAEQMHVDLLLVGSRGLSKLKRAFLGSVSDYCAHHAKCPILIVKPPEEKLSRESST, via the exons ATGGAAACCGCAGCGCAGACACCGGAGATGAGGGCAATGGCGACTGAGGGTAAGGGGGTGGCGATTGAGGTGCAGGCGGAAGAGCGGCGGCAGCTGGCAAGGAAAGCGGAGGCGGAGGCGGAGGCCGTGAAGGAGATGAATGTGATGGTGGCGGTGGACCAGAGCGAGAGCAGCTTCTATGCGCTGCAGTGGGCGTTGGAGAATCTGTTCCGGAGGAAGGGAGCGGCGGTGGAGACGGAGGAGGTGGGGATGGTGACGGTGGTCCATGTGCAGCAGCCATTCCATAACTACGTCTTACCTGCGGGACCTG GTATTTATGCAACATCGACAGTAATTGAATCTGTGAGGAAAGCCCAAGAGCAAAATTCTTCTGTAATACTTTCTCGGGCATTGCGACTATGCAAAGATAAGATG GTTAAAGCTGAAACCCTAATATTGGATGGGGATCCGAAGGAAATGATTTGCCAGGCTGCTGAGCAAATGCATGTTGATCTTCTTCTTGTAGGCAGCCGAGGCCTTAGCAAGCTCAAAAG GGCATTTTTAGGGAGTGTGAGTGACTATTGTGCCCACCATGCAAAATGTCCAATCCTCATAGTGAAGCCACCAGAGGAGAAGCTGTCCAGGGAGTCCAGCACCTaa